In a genomic window of Deltaproteobacteria bacterium:
- a CDS encoding inorganic phosphate transporter — MPEIPLLLAVIVLVALVFDFTNGAHDCANAIATVVSTKVMSPRTAVMMAASLNLLGALLGEEVAHTLGAGIVNTDMVMGCQALVLAALLGAIAWNLITWYFGIPSSSSHALIGGLIGAATSHAGFSSLNVLSIAQKVLLPLVLSPLAGFAVSYVVMTAIMLLFWKTNRRSVSHYFEKLQILSSAFMATSHGLNDAQKTMGVITLALFLFHEIDTIHVPLWVKLACAGAMAMGTALGGWKIVKTMGHKIFKLEPVHGFAAETSAAMVITGASLVGAPISTTHTISACVFGVGSTKRLSAVR; from the coding sequence ATGCCTGAGATACCCCTCCTGCTCGCGGTCATCGTCCTGGTGGCCCTGGTCTTCGATTTCACCAACGGCGCCCATGACTGCGCCAACGCCATCGCCACGGTGGTCTCGACCAAGGTCATGTCCCCGCGCACGGCCGTGATGATGGCCGCGAGCCTGAACCTGCTCGGAGCACTGTTGGGCGAGGAGGTCGCCCACACCCTGGGCGCGGGCATTGTCAACACCGACATGGTCATGGGCTGTCAGGCCCTGGTCCTGGCCGCGCTGCTGGGCGCCATCGCCTGGAACCTGATCACATGGTATTTCGGCATCCCCTCGTCCTCGTCCCACGCCCTGATCGGCGGACTGATCGGCGCGGCCACCAGCCACGCCGGCTTTTCGTCCCTCAATGTGCTGTCCATCGCCCAGAAAGTCCTGCTCCCGCTGGTGCTTTCCCCGCTGGCCGGATTCGCGGTCAGCTACGTGGTCATGACCGCCATCATGCTCCTGTTCTGGAAGACCAACCGCCGCAGCGTGTCCCACTATTTCGAAAAACTGCAGATCCTGTCCTCGGCCTTCATGGCCACCAGTCATGGCTTGAACGACGCCCAGAAGACCATGGGCGTCATCACCCTGGCCCTGTTTCTATTCCACGAGATCGACACCATCCACGTGCCGCTCTGGGTCAAACTGGCCTGTGCCGGGGCCATGGCCATGGGCACGGCCCTGGGCGGATGGAAAATCGTCAAGACCATGGGGCACAAAATCTTCAAGCTCGAACCCGTGCACGGCTTTGCCGCCGAGACTTCGGCGGCCATGGTCATCACCGGGGCATCGCTGGTGGGAGCGCCCATCTCCACCACCCACACCATCAGCGCCTGCGTCTTTGGCGTCGGCTCGACCAAGCGCCTCTCGGCCGTGCG
- a CDS encoding DUF47 family protein, translated as MSFSIFPKNIHFFELLTKQNNFLKEAAFQLTTILTDFSTVDAACKAVTLIEAEGDDLSREIARLLSQTFITPIDREDIYRLNLTQEDSLNAIKAIASRMRLYGFDYIRFPARQMGHNIHKMVDLTGEMICCLQGKKDVGTQIRAIHGYKIECEMLFSTGLAELYDQETFNTKEVVNIMRWSQVYDRFELAIEYVDDLGDAIEEVVLKNA; from the coding sequence ATGAGCTTTTCAATCTTTCCCAAAAACATCCATTTCTTCGAACTTCTCACCAAACAAAACAATTTTCTCAAGGAAGCCGCGTTCCAACTCACGACCATTCTCACCGACTTCTCCACGGTGGACGCGGCCTGCAAGGCCGTCACGCTGATCGAGGCCGAAGGCGACGACCTCAGCCGGGAAATCGCCCGGCTCTTGTCCCAGACCTTCATCACCCCCATTGACCGTGAAGACATCTACCGCCTCAACCTCACCCAGGAAGACTCGCTCAACGCCATCAAGGCCATCGCCTCCCGCATGCGTCTGTACGGCTTCGACTACATCCGCTTTCCAGCCCGCCAGATGGGGCACAATATCCACAAGATGGTGGACCTGACCGGGGAGATGATCTGCTGCCTGCAGGGAAAAAAGGATGTCGGCACCCAAATCCGCGCCATCCACGGCTACAAAATCGAATGCGAGATGCTTTTTTCCACGGGCCTGGCCGAACTGTACGACCAGGAAACCTTCAACACGAAGGAAGTGGTCAATATCATGCGTTGGTCACAGGTGTATGACCGTTTTGAACTGGCCATCGAATATGTGGACGACCTGGGCGACGCCATCGAGGAAGTGGTGTTGAAAAATGCCTGA
- a CDS encoding purine-binding chemotaxis protein CheW → MSDEHKRQEADLLQLVTFSIGDEEFGVEILKVQEIIRMLEITKVPKAPPFVEGVINLRGKVIPILDLRKRFGLDSRSHDKNTRIIVIEISSMIVGFIVDSVSEVLRLPANTVEPPPPVVAGLDSDYISGVGKLEDRLLIMLDLNRLLSNEEQEKLGRV, encoded by the coding sequence ATGTCCGATGAACACAAACGGCAGGAAGCCGACCTGCTGCAATTGGTGACGTTTAGTATCGGCGACGAGGAATTCGGAGTGGAGATCCTGAAGGTTCAGGAGATCATCCGCATGCTCGAAATCACCAAGGTTCCCAAGGCTCCGCCCTTTGTCGAGGGCGTTATCAATCTGCGGGGCAAGGTCATCCCCATTCTTGACCTCCGCAAACGGTTTGGTCTGGACTCACGCAGCCACGACAAGAATACCCGCATCATCGTCATCGAGATCAGTTCCATGATCGTCGGTTTTATCGTTGATTCCGTGTCCGAAGTGCTCCGGCTCCCGGCCAACACCGTCGAGCCGCCGCCACCAGTGGTCGCGGGCCTGGATTCCGACTATATCAGCGGCGTCGGCAAGCTCGAGGACCGTCTGCTCATCATGCTTGACCTCAATCGTCTTTTAAGCAACGAAGAGCAGGAAAAACTGGGCCGCGTCTAA